One window of Aliarcobacter lanthieri genomic DNA carries:
- the aspS gene encoding aspartate--tRNA ligase, with the protein MRTHYCTSVRENLIGEKVTVAGWVNSRRDHGGIIFIDLRDKSGLVQLVADPQDCKDALVIAETVRDEYVLIATGTVRARGEGLENPNLDTGKIEIILENLIIENKSKAMPFDINDEKVNDEIKLRNRFLELRSKKSFDIFQLRSKATIQARNTLDELGFLDVETPILTKSTPEGARDYLVPSRVHAGEFYALPQSPQLFKQLLMVAGFDRYFQIAKCFRDEDLRADRQPEFTQIDVEMSFCTQEDVIGVAEKLIYDVFTKCGKDIPKTFRRMKYSEAMENYGSDKPDLRFDMPLIDVIDIFSKSSNEIFSEIAKDKKSNRIKALRCPNGDNIFSKRQMKGFEDYVRKFGAKGLGYFQMKEDGLKGPLTKFFSDEDLEDIVKVTNLEVGDVVFFGAGDKKTVWDYMGRFRLFLANEMNIVPADKYEFLWVVDFPMFEVEDGRTKALHHPFTMPKDLNKDDLEEIESIAYDIVLNGTELGGGSIRIHKEEIQSKVFELMGIDEVEAKEKFGFLLDALQYGAPSHGGFALGLDRMIMLLAGTDSIRDVIAFPKTQKAQCLLTQAPSSVDETQLKELHIRVRKSVES; encoded by the coding sequence ATCCACAAGATTGTAAAGATGCTTTAGTTATAGCAGAAACAGTAAGAGATGAGTATGTTTTAATAGCAACTGGAACTGTAAGAGCAAGAGGAGAAGGGTTAGAAAACCCAAATTTAGATACAGGTAAAATTGAGATTATTTTAGAAAATTTAATCATTGAAAATAAAAGTAAAGCTATGCCTTTTGATATTAATGATGAGAAAGTAAATGATGAAATAAAATTAAGAAACAGATTTTTAGAATTAAGAAGTAAAAAATCATTTGATATTTTCCAATTAAGAAGTAAAGCAACTATTCAAGCAAGAAATACTCTTGATGAGTTAGGATTTTTAGATGTTGAAACTCCAATTCTAACAAAATCTACACCAGAAGGTGCAAGAGATTATTTAGTTCCTTCAAGAGTTCATGCTGGGGAATTTTATGCACTTCCTCAATCTCCACAACTATTCAAACAACTTTTAATGGTTGCAGGTTTTGATAGATATTTCCAAATAGCAAAATGTTTTAGAGATGAAGATTTAAGAGCAGATAGACAACCTGAATTTACTCAAATAGATGTTGAGATGAGTTTTTGTACTCAAGAAGATGTTATTGGTGTTGCTGAAAAACTAATCTATGATGTATTTACAAAGTGCGGAAAAGATATACCAAAAACTTTTAGAAGAATGAAATATTCTGAAGCTATGGAAAACTATGGAAGTGATAAACCTGATTTGAGATTTGATATGCCTTTAATTGATGTTATAGATATTTTTTCAAAATCTTCAAATGAGATATTTAGTGAAATTGCAAAAGATAAAAAATCAAATAGAATAAAAGCTTTAAGATGTCCAAATGGAGATAATATTTTTTCAAAAAGACAGATGAAAGGTTTTGAAGATTATGTAAGAAAATTTGGTGCAAAAGGTCTTGGATACTTTCAAATGAAAGAAGATGGTCTTAAAGGACCACTTACAAAATTCTTTAGTGATGAAGATTTAGAAGATATAGTAAAAGTTACGAACCTTGAAGTTGGTGATGTAGTATTTTTTGGAGCAGGGGATAAAAAAACAGTTTGGGATTATATGGGAAGATTTAGACTTTTCCTTGCAAATGAAATGAATATAGTTCCAGCTGATAAATATGAGTTCTTATGGGTTGTTGATTTTCCTATGTTTGAAGTTGAAGATGGAAGAACAAAAGCTCTTCATCATCCATTTACTATGCCAAAAGATTTAAATAAAGATGATTTAGAAGAGATTGAATCAATAGCTTATGATATTGTTTTAAATGGAACAGAATTAGGTGGTGGAAGTATAAGAATACATAAAGAAGAGATTCAATCGAAAGTATTTGAACTTATGGGAATAGATGAAGTTGAAGCAAAAGAAAAATTTGGTTTCTTGCTTGATGCACTTCAATATGGAGCACCATCTCATGGTGGATTTGCATTAGGACTTGATAGAATGATAATGCTTTTAGCAGGAACTGATTCTATAAGAGATGTTATTGCATTTCCAAAAACTCAAAAAGCTCAATGTTTATTAACTCAAGCACCTTCAAGTGTAGATGAAACTCAACTAAAAGAGTTACATATAAGAGTTAGAAAAAGTGTTGAGAGCTAA